The Gammaproteobacteria bacterium genome has a window encoding:
- the ruvA gene encoding Holliday junction branch migration protein RuvA has protein sequence MIGRLRGNVAEKQPPHLLLDVQGIGYEVQLPMTSFYKLPNVGEDTTIYTHFVVREDAQLLYGFASKIERQLFREVIKANGVGPKLGLAILSGMSAGQFVQCVMQSDTTSLVKLPGIGLKTAERLIIELKDRLKNFTLATDTPATDAMAIDGAIEDTFVHTVDPTDDAISALLALGYKSAQATKTVNKVFLPTMDSEALIKAALKAML, from the coding sequence TTGATCGGACGTTTACGAGGTAATGTTGCCGAAAAGCAGCCTCCGCATTTGTTACTTGATGTGCAAGGCATTGGTTATGAAGTGCAGCTACCAATGACAAGCTTTTATAAGTTACCCAATGTTGGTGAAGACACTACTATTTATACCCATTTTGTGGTGCGAGAAGATGCCCAATTACTCTATGGTTTCGCCAGTAAAATTGAACGCCAGTTATTTCGTGAAGTCATTAAAGCGAATGGCGTCGGCCCTAAATTAGGTTTGGCCATTTTGTCTGGCATGTCGGCAGGGCAATTTGTGCAGTGTGTGATGCAAAGCGATACCACTTCATTGGTTAAACTGCCAGGCATCGGTCTTAAAACAGCCGAGCGTTTAATTATTGAATTAAAAGATCGGCTTAAAAACTTTACCTTGGCAACCGATACTCCGGCGACCGATGCGATGGCTATTGATGGTGCTATTGAAGACACGTTTGTTCACACGGTTGACCCAACAGACGATGCTATTTCAGCGTTACTTGCGTTAGGGTATAAGTCGGCCCAAGCAACCAAAACCGTCAATAAGGTGTTTTTACCTACGATGGACAGTGAAGCATTAATTAAAGCAGCACTTAAAGCAATGCTATAA
- the ybgC gene encoding tol-pal system-associated acyl-CoA thioesterase: protein MSFEFQIRVYYEDTDAGGVVYHSNYLNFYERARTEYLRSLGFEQDALLEQNIAFVVRHCEIDFLKPAKFNQLLRVETKISILKRAGLTFEQAIFCEAGNLLNSASVKVVCVSLEQMKPTAIPLHILKEFKGVC from the coding sequence ATGTCGTTTGAATTTCAAATTCGTGTTTATTATGAAGATACTGACGCTGGCGGTGTCGTTTATCACAGTAATTATTTGAACTTTTACGAGCGCGCTCGGACAGAGTATCTACGCAGTCTCGGGTTTGAACAAGATGCCTTACTTGAACAAAACATTGCATTTGTGGTGCGCCATTGTGAAATAGACTTTTTAAAACCTGCAAAATTTAATCAGTTACTACGCGTTGAGACTAAAATTTCTATTTTAAAACGGGCTGGTTTAACCTTCGAGCAAGCAATATTTTGCGAAGCGGGTAATTTGTTAAATTCAGCATCTGTCAAAGTAGTTTGCGTATCACTTGAACAGATGAAACCTACTGCTATTCCACTACATATTTTAAAGGAGTTTAAGGGTGTCTGCTGA
- the ruvB gene encoding Holliday junction branch migration DNA helicase RuvB, producing MIEADRLIQAEPIDVEEHHNDRAMRPKMLSDYTGQVEAKAQLEIFIAAALGRDEALDHMLVYGPPGLGKTTLAHIVANEMGVSVKSTSGPVLEKAGDLAALLTNLEEGDVLFIDEIHRLSPVVEEILYPAMEDYQLDIMIGEGPAARSIKLELPAFTLIGATTRAGSLTSPLRARFGIPLRLEFYTVSELTDIIIRSAVHLEVDIEHAGAVEIARRSRGTPRIANRLLRRVRDFAQVKYDGIISENVAAKALDLLNVDNQGFDFMDCKLLLTIMDKFGGGPVGLDNLAAAIGEDKDTIEDVIEPFLIQQGFIQRTHRGRIVTPQTYAHFKRDLQS from the coding sequence ATGATTGAAGCAGACCGACTCATTCAAGCCGAGCCAATCGATGTTGAAGAACATCATAACGATCGTGCAATGCGCCCTAAAATGCTCAGTGATTATACTGGTCAGGTCGAGGCCAAGGCGCAGCTCGAGATATTTATTGCGGCGGCGCTAGGTCGTGATGAAGCACTTGATCATATGTTGGTCTATGGTCCTCCCGGATTAGGTAAAACTACCTTGGCCCATATCGTCGCCAACGAAATGGGTGTTAGTGTTAAGTCGACCTCGGGCCCAGTATTAGAAAAAGCCGGTGATCTGGCGGCATTATTGACTAATTTAGAAGAAGGTGATGTGCTTTTTATCGATGAAATTCATCGATTAAGCCCAGTAGTTGAAGAAATACTCTATCCGGCAATGGAAGATTATCAACTCGATATCATGATTGGTGAAGGACCAGCAGCGCGCTCAATCAAGCTGGAGCTACCGGCATTTACGCTGATTGGTGCAACGACACGTGCAGGCTCATTAACCTCACCGTTGCGCGCCCGTTTTGGCATTCCGCTTCGGCTCGAGTTTTACACCGTTAGTGAACTAACCGATATTATTATACGCAGTGCTGTTCATCTTGAGGTTGACATCGAGCATGCCGGTGCGGTTGAAATAGCGCGACGTTCACGGGGCACGCCAAGGATAGCCAACCGGTTGTTGCGCCGAGTACGCGATTTTGCACAAGTAAAATACGACGGTATAATTAGTGAAAATGTCGCCGCTAAAGCGCTTGATTTACTTAATGTTGATAATCAAGGTTTTGATTTTATGGATTGTAAGCTGTTACTGACTATTATGGATAAATTTGGCGGTGGTCCCGTCGGATTAGACAATTTGGCGGCAGCTATCGGCGAAGATAAAGATACGATTGAAGATGTTATTGAGCCATTTTTAATCCAACAAGGTTTTATTCAACGGACCCATCGTGGTCGTATCGTGACTCCGCAAACTTACGCGCATTTTAAGCGTGACTTACAATCTTAA
- the aspS gene encoding aspartate--tRNA ligase: MRSHYCGELNESQIGQEVELVGWVNRCRDLGGVIFLDLRDREGVIQVVYDPDLKEVFELANSLRAEFCVSIKGLVRARPEGQINKDMGTGGVEVLGKELTIINRSEPLPLTLDDHQNNSEEQRLKYRYLDLRRPEMTERLIFRSKVTGFVRRFLEDNGFLDIETPILTKATPEGARDYLVPSRTHKGKFFALPQSPQLFKQLLMMSGMDRYYQIVRCFRDEDLRADRQPEFTQIDIETSFMTSTQVMAKTEELVRDLFKEMLSVDLGQFPTMTYADAMRRFGSDKPDLRNPLELIDVADLLKDVEFKVFSAPANDPKGRVAVLCVPGGAKLSRKNIDDYGKYAGIYGAKGLAWMKVNDIDAGMDGLQSPILKFLNEEVVTALLARCNAKSGDIILFGADSNTVVTDSLGALRLKVGEDFNLNSGDWKPLWVVDFPMFEEVEGGLHAIHHPFTAPVDMTPEELEANPIGAISDAYDMVLNGCELGGGSVRIHNAPMQAAAFRVLGISDEEAQEKFGFLLEALKYGTPPHAGLAFGLDRLIMLMTGTSSIRDVMAFPKTTTAACPLTNAPGFANTAQLTELNIASLVTEDKENADQA; the protein is encoded by the coding sequence ATGCGCAGTCATTATTGCGGTGAGCTAAATGAATCACAAATTGGTCAGGAAGTTGAACTTGTCGGTTGGGTTAACCGTTGTCGCGATCTCGGTGGAGTAATATTCCTAGATCTTCGCGATCGTGAAGGTGTCATTCAGGTTGTATATGATCCAGACTTGAAAGAAGTATTCGAATTAGCAAACAGCTTACGTGCTGAATTTTGTGTTTCGATCAAAGGCCTAGTTCGTGCACGTCCTGAAGGTCAAATTAACAAAGACATGGGCACTGGTGGTGTAGAAGTTCTTGGTAAAGAACTCACTATTATTAACCGTAGTGAGCCGTTACCTTTAACGCTTGATGATCATCAGAATAATTCAGAAGAGCAGCGTCTTAAATATCGCTACCTTGATCTGCGTCGCCCTGAAATGACTGAACGTTTAATTTTCCGTTCTAAAGTCACTGGTTTTGTTCGTCGTTTCCTAGAAGACAATGGTTTCTTAGATATTGAAACGCCAATTCTGACCAAAGCAACGCCTGAAGGCGCGCGTGATTATTTAGTGCCAAGTCGTACGCATAAAGGTAAATTCTTTGCCTTGCCACAGTCTCCGCAGTTGTTTAAGCAATTGTTAATGATGTCTGGCATGGATCGTTATTACCAAATCGTACGCTGTTTCCGTGATGAAGATTTACGTGCTGACCGTCAGCCTGAATTTACTCAAATTGATATCGAAACATCGTTTATGACATCGACTCAGGTGATGGCTAAAACTGAAGAATTAGTGCGTGATTTGTTCAAAGAAATGCTTAGCGTTGACCTAGGTCAGTTCCCAACCATGACTTACGCGGATGCAATGCGTCGTTTTGGTTCTGATAAGCCAGATCTACGTAACCCGTTAGAGCTAATTGACGTTGCTGACTTATTAAAAGACGTAGAGTTTAAAGTATTCTCAGCCCCTGCTAACGATCCTAAAGGTCGTGTTGCGGTATTATGTGTGCCGGGTGGCGCAAAATTAAGCCGTAAGAACATTGATGATTACGGTAAATATGCCGGCATCTACGGTGCTAAAGGTCTAGCTTGGATGAAGGTTAACGACATCGACGCTGGCATGGACGGTTTACAATCGCCAATCTTGAAGTTCTTAAACGAAGAAGTTGTCACGGCATTGCTTGCTCGTTGTAACGCAAAATCTGGCGACATCATTTTATTCGGCGCTGATAGCAATACAGTAGTAACTGATTCTTTAGGCGCGCTACGTCTTAAAGTTGGTGAAGACTTTAACTTGAATTCTGGCGACTGGAAGCCATTATGGGTTGTTGATTTCCCAATGTTTGAAGAAGTTGAAGGCGGCCTACACGCTATTCATCACCCGTTTACTGCCCCTGTTGACATGACACCTGAAGAACTTGAAGCCAATCCTATTGGCGCGATTTCAGATGCTTACGATATGGTATTAAATGGTTGTGAATTGGGCGGTGGCTCGGTGCGTATTCATAATGCACCAATGCAAGCCGCGGCCTTTAGAGTGTTAGGCATTAGCGACGAAGAAGCCCAAGAGAAATTTGGCTTCTTACTTGAAGCATTAAAGTACGGTACGCCACCCCATGCTGGTTTGGCTTTTGGTTTAGATCGCCTGATCATGCTAATGACTGGTACTAGCTCAATTCGTGACGTGATGGCATTCCCTAAAACCACTACGGCGGCTTGTCCGTTAACCAATGCGCCAGGTTTTGCAAATACAGCGCAGTTAACTGAACTTAATATTGCTTCGCTAGTAACTGAAGATAAAGAAAACGCAGACCAAGCGTAA
- the ruvC gene encoding crossover junction endodeoxyribonuclease RuvC: protein MTIILAIDPGSRVTGYGIIKKNGQKLSYIGSGCIRLSGTELPPRLKQIFDGVTQIIAQYHPDEFAIEQVFMGKNADSALKLGQARGAAIVAACNAQLPVSEYAARLVKQAVVGIGSATKDQVGHMVTQILKLPARPQEDAADALAIAICHAHAHQSLIAMAGRSKGRATKVTGGRFK, encoded by the coding sequence ATGACAATTATACTTGCCATCGATCCCGGCTCTCGCGTTACCGGTTATGGCATTATTAAAAAAAATGGTCAAAAACTCAGTTATATTGGCAGTGGTTGTATCCGCCTCAGTGGTACTGAATTACCGCCACGACTGAAACAGATTTTTGATGGTGTTACCCAGATAATCGCGCAATATCACCCTGATGAATTTGCCATTGAGCAAGTTTTTATGGGAAAAAATGCCGATTCAGCACTTAAACTGGGCCAAGCACGAGGAGCTGCTATTGTTGCGGCCTGTAATGCACAGTTACCCGTGAGTGAGTACGCCGCGCGGTTAGTAAAACAAGCGGTTGTCGGCATTGGCAGTGCGACCAAAGATCAAGTCGGCCACATGGTTACCCAAATTTTAAAACTACCGGCACGGCCACAAGAAGATGCAGCCGATGCGTTGGCTATTGCGATTTGTCACGCGCATGCTCATCAAAGCTTAATTGCGATGGCGGGGCGCAGCAAAGGTCGCGCAACGAAAGTGACCGGCGGGCGTTTTAAATAA